The Leptospira brenneri genomic sequence TTTAAAAGGAAACGGATACAGAACTTTGGCTCCAGGGTTTTCCATTTCCAACATCGCTACAGACTTTACGGGTGGATACGCATTGTTCAATGGTTCGAGTTTCTCTGGATTAAATGAGTATGGGTTTTATTCCAATATCATTGCTTTTGGTCCTTATCAATTCACTTTAGGTTACTATCAATTATGGGCAACCAAGTCACCAGAGATTCGTATCAATCGAGAATTTAGTGAACTTAATGGATATAGAACATCAACCTATATGGGTATGGAATATAATTTTAATGTTCGTTATAACGTTACATCAGATTTCCAAATCATTTTTAGATCTGGTTATTTTGTAGCAGGAGATGCACTTTTTGTTTTACTTGATTCTAAATATGGAAGGGTTCTGCGAGAAGCATTTATCGTATTTGAACATCGATTCTAAATAGTCATTATAAACTGGAAAAGCAGAATGAGTATTTTCTAACACTTGATCAATCTGCGTGATCATTTGTCTTCTAAGACTTACAATCAGACTACTTGAAGAATGACCGAGTTTACTTACGAAGTAACTATAAAATTGATTCGAGTATTTAATTTGAACTAAAGTGTCAGCCTTGACTTGATCGCTTTTCCTAATGTGTATTGATCAGAGTATTCTAAGGTTCCTCCAATGGTAATTCCATGAGCGATCCTTGTGATTTTAATTTCCATTGGTTTGATCACAGTAGAAAGATAAGAAGCAGTGGCATCACCTTCCAAGGTTGGGTTGGTGGCGATTAAAACTTCTTTGATTTCACCATCCTCCAATCGCTCAATCAGTTGGCGTATTCGCAATTGGTCAGGGCCTATTCCATCTAAGGGAGAAATAGCTCCATTTAACACATGATACTTTCCAACGTACTCTTTTGTGTTTTCGATAAAGAAAATATCTTCAGGCTGTTCCACTACACAAAGAATACCTGTTTCTCTTTTTTCAGACAGACAGATAGAACAAACAGGATCTTCAGTCAGTCCACCACATTCATCACAAAATCGAAGTTTGGATTTTGCTTCTTCGATATTGGAAAGCCATGCTCGAAATGTGGAAGGATCCATACGTAAAATATGAAACCCAATTCTAGTCGCACTTTTTTTCCCAATTCCAGGAAGGCTGGAGAAGGATTGGATTAGTTTTTGAAATTGTGGATCAGACAGGGGGGAATCCTCCATCCTTTTGGATCTGGTTGAATACACCCTCAAAGTCACTCGGATTAAACCCAAGGACGTTCTTCATTTCATGTGCCATTGTTTCTTTGGCTTTTCTTTGTACTTCGTTGGTTGCTGATAGAATTAAATCTTCTAACATCTTTTTATCGTCCGCATTGAACATGATAGGATTGATGTTGAGATTGGTGAGCGTTCCATCTGCTGATGCAGTGACTTCCACCATACCGGCACCAGCGGACGCGGTTACTCGAATCTGAGCGAGCCTTTTCGAAAGTTCTTCTTGTTTCTCTTTGATATTACCGAGTTGCGAGAAAGCTTCTCGCATTTGTTTCATTTGGTCAAAAATTCCCATACGTACCTTTTGGACTTATAAATTCTTAAATTGGTTGGGATCAACTTCCATACCAGAGAACTTTTCTTTTAAAAGTTTCTCCATATCTTCAGGAGCTGATGGACTTGCTGCTGTAGTTTTTGCTTTGGGCGGCTCTTCTTGTTTTGGAGGAATGGTTTTTGATTCCAAAGGTTGTTTGGTTTCTGGTTCTAGAGTTTGTTTTGGTTTTTCTAGAATAGGTTTTACCGGTTCCGGTTGTGTAATCTGTGAAGATTCTGATTTTTGTTGAATAGGAGGATCCGAAGGAGTGGTTACTTTTTTCGGAGTTTCCAAATTATCAGGAATATGCGAAATGTCACCTTGTACTAGTTTTGCGAGTTCTGAAATTTTTGATAACAAACCAGATATACTTGGTTTCTCTCGATCCAAGATTAGTTTACGAAACTGAATTTCCAAATAAACTTTCATCTCATAAGAACTTCTTAGTTTCATGAGGTTCAATTTTTCATGAACGGAAAAAATTCGTTCCGCCAACAGAACTAATACTTCCCGATCAAGTTCTCTGTAATTTTGTTTTAATTTTTGTAAGTCTTCTTGGGGAATATTGATAGATTCTCTATCTGCTAAATTATCTTTGATGAGAAGTAGAGAATTTAGAAATTCAATAAAATCCCAAACAAATTTTCCAAGATCAATTCCTGCTTGAAAAAGGTTTTCTAGTGTTTCAAAGATCTGAGCACTTTGTGTGGAATCGAGTAGTTGGTTCAAAAAATCTGTAAAAGTATCAATTCCATGATACCCAATCATCTTTCTAAGTTTGACACCCGTTAAATTTCCATCCGTAAAGATAACGGCCTGTTCCATAAAGGAAAGAGTATCGCGGACGGAACCATCTCCTTTTTTAGCGATCCAGAATAATCCTTCTGAATCATATTTTAAACCTTCTTTTTCACAAAGTGTTTCAATATAGTTTTGTAAAACGGTAACCGGTACTTTTCGAAAATGAAAGTCTTGGCAACGAGAAAGAATTGTTTCTGGAATTTTATGATACTCTGTTGTTGCTAAAATAAAAACAACATGTGCAGGAGGTTCTTCCAATGTTTTTAGTAGAGCATTAAAAGCAGCCCCACTTAGCATGTGTACCTCGTCCAAAATATAAACGCGATACTTTCCACCCATCGCATTAAATTTTACATTTTCTCGTAGTTCACGAATGTTATCAACACCACTGTTGGACGCTGCATCGATTTCAAATACATCGTTAGAATTTCCTTTTGTAATTTCTAAACAAGAAGTACATTCGTTGCAAGGTTCTACTCCATCTGGTCTTTCACAATTCAATCGTTTTGCTAGAATTCTTGCTATGGTCGTTTTACCCACACCACGAGGGCCGATAAAAATATAAGCATGTCCAATCTTTTTTGATTTAAAGGCATTTTGTAAAGAACCAACGGCTAAGTCCTGGTAAATCACATCGCGAAAGAATTGGGGTCTGTATTTTCGAAAGAGTACTTGGTGGTTTTCGCTCATGTAAGTCCGTGCCAAAAAAGATGTGGAATGGGAAATTTGTGAATCACTTTGATCTTGTAATTTCGTATGTTGGAGGCAATGAAATATTTATCGGAGTAATCGATATTTTACTAAGTGAGAGGAGAGGTGAATGGAGAAAAGATCTTAAGATGGCAAGTAAGAACCTGGCGGAGAGACCGGGATTCGAACCCGGGGTGCTTTTGGCACACATGCTTTCCAAGCATGCACAATAGACCACTCTGACATCTCTCCAATGGTTTCTACTGGCTTCCATAAAATGAAACGCTCAATAGAATTCTACCTTTTCTCTCTAAAAAATGTCAGAAATTCAAATTTTATGTGGGATCTTGGAATGAGAGTACATTTAGGAAAGTGATTTAGAAGATAGATGGATTCTGTGGTGTAAGATGAAATTCCTTCTCCCGGTTTTGCGGGAACAAAATATATCACTTCCGGAATTTTTACGCGTAAAATAGCACCAGAACAAAGAAGACAAGGTTCAAGAGCTGTAATCAAAATATGATCTGTTAGATAACGACCTTCAATTTTTGAAAGTGCTTCATCGATCGCAAGGATCTCGCTGTGCTTTGTGGGATTTAATGTTTGTTCGACGGAATTATAAGAGGCGGCAAT encodes the following:
- the dnaX gene encoding DNA polymerase III subunit gamma/tau — protein: MSENHQVLFRKYRPQFFRDVIYQDLAVGSLQNAFKSKKIGHAYIFIGPRGVGKTTIARILAKRLNCERPDGVEPCNECTSCLEITKGNSNDVFEIDAASNSGVDNIRELRENVKFNAMGGKYRVYILDEVHMLSGAAFNALLKTLEEPPAHVVFILATTEYHKIPETILSRCQDFHFRKVPVTVLQNYIETLCEKEGLKYDSEGLFWIAKKGDGSVRDTLSFMEQAVIFTDGNLTGVKLRKMIGYHGIDTFTDFLNQLLDSTQSAQIFETLENLFQAGIDLGKFVWDFIEFLNSLLLIKDNLADRESINIPQEDLQKLKQNYRELDREVLVLLAERIFSVHEKLNLMKLRSSYEMKVYLEIQFRKLILDREKPSISGLLSKISELAKLVQGDISHIPDNLETPKKVTTPSDPPIQQKSESSQITQPEPVKPILEKPKQTLEPETKQPLESKTIPPKQEEPPKAKTTAASPSAPEDMEKLLKEKFSGMEVDPNQFKNL
- a CDS encoding YbaB/EbfC family nucleoid-associated protein, producing the protein MFDQMKQMREAFSQLGNIKEKQEELSKRLAQIRVTASAGAGMVEVTASADGTLTNLNINPIMFNADDKKMLEDLILSATNEVQRKAKETMAHEMKNVLGFNPSDFEGVFNQIQKDGGFPPV
- the recR gene encoding recombination mediator RecR, whose amino-acid sequence is MEDSPLSDPQFQKLIQSFSSLPGIGKKSATRIGFHILRMDPSTFRAWLSNIEEAKSKLRFCDECGGLTEDPVCSICLSEKRETGILCVVEQPEDIFFIENTKEYVGKYHVLNGAISPLDGIGPDQLRIRQLIERLEDGEIKEVLIATNPTLEGDATASYLSTVIKPMEIKITRIAHGITIGGTLEYSDQYTLGKAIKSRLTL
- a CDS encoding nucleoside deaminase, coding for MEAFNSFLERYAKALSSHPEEIPSYSEIISKDGNLIAASYNSVEQTLNPTKHSEILAIDEALSKIEGRYLTDHILITALEPCLLCSGAILRVKIPEVIYFVPAKPGEGISSYTTESIYLLNHFPKCTLIPRSHIKFEFLTFFREKR